One genomic region from Amphiprion ocellaris isolate individual 3 ecotype Okinawa chromosome 20, ASM2253959v1, whole genome shotgun sequence encodes:
- the nkx2.9 gene encoding NK2 transcription factor related, locus 9, giving the protein MAAPTKFSFSVRSILDLPERDADAAPRSSPVYSSCSSSSPYTSWMECDRSPCMSSDECSFEASPDSTKPDDSSLDSEPERTKKSKKRRVLFSKAQTLELERRFRQQRYLSGPEREQLARLLSLTPTQVKIWFQNHRYKMKRGRAEGALQDLEIPQPPPLLRRVVVPILVRDGKPFHTCLLDTEKLGCLPPSSQAVPFHLAYPSLQHPSAVPLPPRYQQHFPAAAASRFAWRDFWSDSVPFNAFK; this is encoded by the exons ATGGCTGCACCCACCAAGTTCAGTTTTTCCGTCAGGAGCATCCTGGATCTGCCGGAGCGGGATGCGGACGCAGCGCCGCGGTCCTCCCCGGTTTACTCTTCCTGCTCCTCCAGCTCGCCCTACACCTCCTGGATGGAGTGCGACCGGAGCCCCTGCATGT cCTCAGATGAATGCAGCTTTGAGGCCTCTCCAGACTCAACCAAGCCGGATGACTCGTCCCTCGACTCGGAGCCAGAAAGGACCAAAAAAAGCAAGAAGCGCCGCGTTTTGTTCTCCAAAGCCCAAACCCTTGAGCTGGAGAGACGCTTCCGCCAGCAGCGCTACCTGTCCGGCCCGGAGAGGGAGCAGCTGGCCCGCCTCCTCAGCCTAACCCCGACCCAGGTGAAGATCTGGTTCCAGAACCACCGCTACAAGATGAAGAGAGGCCGAGCGGAAGGAGCGCTGCAGGACTTGGAGATACCGCAGCCTCCGCCGCTGCTGCGCAGAGTCGTAGTTCCGATCCTGGTGCGGGACGGGAAACCTTTTCACACCTGCTTACTTGACACGGAGAAACTTGGCTGCTTACCTCCATCCTCTCAGGCGGTGCCCTTCCATTTGGCCTACCCGTCTCTGCAGCATCCATCCGCGGTTCCTCTCCCTCCGAGGTACCAGCAGCACTTTCCGGCCGCGGCAGCCTCCAGATTCGCCTGGAGAG
- the pax9 gene encoding paired box protein Pax-9 encodes MEPAFGEVNQLGGVFVNGRPLPNAIRLRIVELAQLGIRPCDISRQLRVSHGCVSKILARYNETGSILPGAIGGSKPRVTTPTVVKHIRTYKQRDPGIFAWEIRDRLLADGVCDKFNLPSVSSISRILRNKIGNLSQQSQYESGKQAPHPPPQPTLPYNHLYSYPTSKVPTPPGMPTLPGHMAMHRIWPSSHSVTDILGIRSITEQQISDSPSFSSAKLEEWSAINRTNFPAASSPLVNGMDKPHLEPEAKYTQTPSGLPTVNSYVTAPSIPPYHPPTQVSPYMGYSATTSAYVTGPTWQPASGSALSPHSCDIVAPLAFKSMTANRDAIHPVAASAL; translated from the exons ATGG AGCCTGCCTTCGGTGAGGTGAACCAACTCGGTGGTGTTTTCGTGAACGGCAGGCCGCTCCCCAACGCCATCCGGCTCAGGATAGTGGAGCTGGCGCAGCTCGGGATTCGACCCTGTGACATTAGCCGGCAGCTGCGCGTCTCCCACGGCTGCGTCAGCAAGATCCTGGCCCGCTACAACGAGACCGGCTCCATCCTCCCGGGGGCCATCGGAGGCAGCAAGCCGCGGGTCACCACACCCACCGTGGTCAAACACATACGGACATACAAGCAGAGGGACCCGGGGATTTTTGCCTGGGAGATCCGGGACAGGCTACTCGCCGACGGGGTTTGCGACAAGTTCAACCTGCCCTCCGTCAGCTCCATCAGTCGGATCCTGCGCAACAAGATCGGGAATCTGTCCCAGCAGAGTCAGTACGAGTCGGGCAAGCAGGCGCCTCATCCACCGCCACAACCGACGTTACCCTACAACCACTTGTACTCATACCCGACCTCCAAAGTGCCCACTCCCCCTGGCATGCCCACCCTTCCCGGACACATGGCCATGCACAGGATATGGCCCTCTTCACACTCTGTAACAGATATTCTGGGGATACGGTCTATTACAGAGCAACAAA TTAGTGACAGTCCATCCTTTTCCAGCGCCAAACTAGAAGAATGGAGCGCTATAAACAGGACTAATTTCCCAGCAGCAAGCTCTCCACTAGTCAATGGCATGGATAAACCGCATTTAGAACCTGAAGCAAAATACACACAG ACGCCGAGTGGATTGCCCACAGTGAACAGCTATGTCACAGCGCCCAGCATCCCTCCCTACCACCCTCCCACCCAAGTGTCACCCTACATGGGGTACAGCGCCACCACGTCGGCCTATGTGACCGGACCCACATGGCAGCCGGCCAGTGGCAGTGCTCTATCTCCCCACAGCTGTGACATCGTCGCCCCGCTGGCCTTCAAGAGCATGACGGCCAACCGTGACGCCATCCACCCGGTGGCCGCCTCAGCGCTGTGA